The following proteins are co-located in the Penaeus monodon isolate SGIC_2016 chromosome 10, NSTDA_Pmon_1, whole genome shotgun sequence genome:
- the LOC119577976 gene encoding proton-coupled folate transporter-like, which produces MAPTRSEEKTPLLKEITTNKTLDDIEKGPQTEQTSCGARFKRFLSNVTVEPALLLHSLSYAVEGVFKTNMVVDKTCSIELQYSDDVCTNLDSGNYDAKQDIVQEITNNYNMYSEWIEMGPAVFVLVFLGMWSDRRSRRLPLLLPMVGSTLKALGLMANAYFWSLQPYFILLSYIPYGLTGSMMGAFMAAYAYIGDTSGTRSRTTRLSYAGITMFASSPVGHALGTLLFRYGGYTLVFGVEFVVSALSAVYVVLRFDDKPPHGAMEGGEKRIFSLDTIKSTWRVVFKEREGRGRPQILGHIACICLYVMSFGGMTFLFLYTRKKFQWDYFDYTIYSMFTTPVSILGTCVVLPILSYRLRIEDGMIAFISSCSHIFYGVMLGTAPAAWVLYLTVAVTGISSFAISCSRGALSKLVAPDELGAVFSVIGMGESLLPVLTTPLNTAIYNSTLEVFPGMVFVVQAGVSVVIAVIYVWLLTSFENPKHKALTA; this is translated from the exons ATGGCACCTACAAGATCTGAAGAGAAGACACCACTCCTGAAGGAAATAACTACAAACAAAACTTTAGACGACATCGAGAAAGGACCTCAGACCGAACAAACATCATGCGGCGCCAGATTCAAACGATTCTTGTCGAATGTTACAGTCGAACCAGCGTTACTTTTGCATTCCCTGTCCTACGCGGTGGAGGGCGTGTTCAAGACCAATATGGTCGTGGACAAGACTTGTTCCATCGAGCTGCAGTACAGTGACGACGTGTGCACCAACCTTGACTCCGGGAACTACGATGCAAAGCAAGACATCGTTCAGGAGATCACCAACAATTACAATATGTACAGCGAGTGGATAGAGATGGGACCTGCCGTCTTCGTGCTCGTTTTCCTGGGAATGTGGAGCGACAGACGCAGCCGCCGCTTGCCTCTGCTCTTGCCGATGGTGGGGTCGACCCTGAAGGCTTTGGGTCTTATGGCTAACGCATACTTCTGGTCCCTCCAGCCCTACTTCATCCTGCTCTCCTACATCCCTTACGGCTTGACAGGCAGCATGATGGGCGCCTTCATGGCCGCGTACGCATACATAGGCGACACGTCCGGCACTCGCTCGAGGACGACGCGTCTGTCCTACGCTGGCATCACGATGTTCGCCTCCTCCCCCGTCGGCCACGCCCTCGGGACGCTGCTTTTCCGTTACGGCGGCTACACGCTCGTCTTCGGGGTGGAGTTCGTCGTCTCGGCTCTTTCCGCTGTCTACGTCGTACTGCGGTTCGACGACAAACCACCGCATGGCGCGATGGAGGGCGGAGAGAAGAGGATTTTCTCGCTGGACACCATTAAGTCGACGTGGCGGGTTGTGTTCAAGGAGCGGGAAGGCCGGGGGCGTCCGCAGATCCTGGGCCACATCGCTTGCATCTGCCTTTATGTCATGTCTTTTG GTGGAATGACTTTCCTGTTTCTTTACACCCGCAAGAAGTTCCAATGGGATTACTTCGACTACACTATCTATAGCATGTTCACTACGCCAGTTTCCATCCTGG GCACCTGCGTTGTGTTGCCAATCCTGAGCTACCGACTGAGAATAGAGGATGGTATGATAGCTTTTATCTCCAGCTGCTCGCATATCTTTTACGGCGTCATGCTGGGCACAGCTCCTGCGGCCTGGGTGCTCTACTTAA CCGTGGCGGTGACCGGCATCTCCTCCTTCGCGATTTCGTGTTCCCGCGGCGCCCTGTCCAAGCTGGTGGCGCCGGACGAACTGGGCGCCGTTTTCTCCGTCATCGGGATGGGCGagtccctcctccccgtcctgaCCACGCCCCTTAACACCGCCATCTACAACAGCACTCTTGAAGTCTTCCCTGGCATGGTCTTCGTCGTGCAGGCGGGCGTCTCCGTAGTCATCGCTGTTATCTATGT GTGGCTGTTGACCAGTTTCGAAAACCCGAAGCACAAGGCACTGACAGCATAA